A stretch of the Deinococcus sp. KSM4-11 genome encodes the following:
- a CDS encoding alpha/beta fold hydrolase — translation MTTTIPGQYADVNGLHLYYERTGTPRPGSVPLILLHGGFGSTGMFDGVLTPALTANREVIAVDLQGHGRTADIDRPLGYDVMADDIAALLRSLGTQKADVMGYSLGGGVAIQTAIRHPDMVRTLVAVSAPFKRDGWYAESRAGMDQMGEHIAPHMLNTPMYEAYVRVAPRPDDWARMWGKMGDLLRQEYDWAEQIGALTMPTLIVVGDADSFPTAHAAEFFALLGGGQRDGGWDQSGMTPHRLAILPATTHYDIFMSPLLAGAVTAFLDAPTPEVHA, via the coding sequence ATGACCACCACGATCCCAGGCCAGTACGCCGACGTGAACGGCCTACACCTGTACTACGAGCGGACGGGCACGCCCCGTCCGGGCAGCGTCCCCCTGATCCTGCTGCACGGCGGCTTCGGATCGACCGGCATGTTTGACGGCGTTCTCACGCCCGCCCTGACCGCGAACCGGGAGGTGATCGCCGTGGATCTCCAGGGCCACGGACGCACGGCCGACATCGACCGGCCTCTGGGGTATGACGTGATGGCCGACGACATTGCCGCGCTGCTGCGCTCCCTGGGCACCCAGAAGGCCGACGTGATGGGCTACTCGCTGGGGGGCGGCGTGGCCATCCAGACGGCGATCCGGCATCCGGACATGGTGCGGACACTGGTGGCAGTGTCCGCGCCTTTCAAACGGGACGGGTGGTACGCCGAGTCCCGTGCGGGCATGGATCAGATGGGCGAGCACATCGCGCCGCACATGCTGAACACCCCCATGTACGAGGCGTACGTCCGCGTGGCCCCCCGCCCGGACGACTGGGCGCGGATGTGGGGCAAGATGGGCGACCTGCTCCGCCAGGAGTACGACTGGGCGGAGCAGATAGGGGCCCTGACAATGCCCACCCTGATCGTCGTGGGCGACGCCGACAGCTTCCCGACCGCGCACGCCGCCGAGTTCTTCGCGCTGCTGGGCGGCGGCCAGCGTGACGGCGGCTGGGATCAGTCCGGCATGACGCCGCACCGCCTGGCCATTCTGCCCGCCACGACGCACTACGACATCTTCATGTCGCCGCTGCTGGCGGGCGCCGTCACGGCGTTCCTGGACGCCCCCACCCCGGAGGTTCACGCATGA
- a CDS encoding dihydrofolate reductase family protein, with protein sequence MSKVIIDITMSLDGFVTGPNDGPGNGLGDGGKVLHEWVYHPTPDDLKLLVEEPQQRLGSCVLGRRTFDIANTAWGDQPPFGPSTVFVLTHRPHDTLERGPTTFVFVTDGLHRALALARASAAGKDVMLMGADVSQQALKAGLVDELEIHVAPLLLGAGRPLFAHIGGPVPLERLRVIPTPAATHLRYRVVKAGDTSQGAPHV encoded by the coding sequence ATGAGCAAAGTCATCATTGACATCACCATGTCCCTCGACGGCTTCGTGACCGGCCCGAACGACGGCCCCGGCAACGGCCTGGGCGATGGCGGCAAGGTGCTGCACGAGTGGGTGTACCACCCCACGCCGGACGACCTGAAGCTGCTGGTCGAGGAACCGCAGCAGCGGCTGGGCTCGTGCGTGCTGGGCCGCCGCACCTTCGACATCGCCAACACGGCATGGGGCGACCAGCCGCCGTTCGGGCCGAGCACCGTGTTCGTCCTGACGCACCGCCCGCACGACACGCTCGAGCGTGGCCCTACGACCTTCGTGTTCGTCACTGACGGCCTGCACCGTGCCCTGGCGCTGGCGCGGGCCTCGGCGGCCGGGAAGGACGTGATGCTGATGGGCGCGGACGTCAGCCAGCAGGCCCTGAAGGCGGGGCTGGTCGACGAACTGGAAATTCACGTCGCCCCCCTGCTGCTGGGCGCGGGCCGCCCCCTGTTCGCCCACATCGGCGGGCCGGTTCCACTGGAACGCCTGCGCGTCATTCCCACGCCCGCCGCCACCCACCTGCGCTACCGCGTGGTGAAGGCGGGCGACACGTCACAAGGAGCACCCCATGTTTGA
- a CDS encoding dihydrofolate reductase family protein has product MRPVIVSNFVTLDGCYEDADRALVPLFTYQHPDYHGDDQFDHYNLALLDSAGTLLLAGHVSALNNLRYWQGVLDDPQATDVRRAFARRIAAIEIVIVSDVLTPADLTLFPNARAVRIAEAESSVRALKAGHGPPILIQLSRLLWNDLLARGLVDELHLTTFPLLAGPGGTPLFTGRPPVLFRLLRVQTFPDSGNVLSVYDVSRLGTSPQED; this is encoded by the coding sequence ATGAGGCCGGTGATCGTCAGCAATTTCGTGACCCTGGACGGCTGCTATGAGGACGCCGATCGCGCCCTGGTGCCGCTGTTTACCTACCAGCACCCCGACTACCACGGCGACGACCAGTTCGACCACTACAACCTGGCGTTGCTGGACAGTGCCGGCACCCTGCTGCTCGCCGGACACGTCTCGGCGCTGAACAACCTGCGTTACTGGCAGGGCGTGCTGGACGACCCGCAGGCGACCGACGTGCGACGGGCCTTCGCACGGCGGATCGCGGCCATCGAGATCGTCATCGTGTCGGATGTCCTGACGCCCGCCGACCTGACGCTCTTCCCGAACGCCCGGGCCGTGCGGATCGCGGAGGCCGAGTCCAGCGTCCGCGCCCTGAAGGCCGGGCACGGGCCGCCCATCCTGATCCAGCTCAGCCGCCTGCTGTGGAACGACCTGCTGGCGCGCGGGCTGGTGGACGAACTACACCTGACGACCTTCCCGCTGCTGGCCGGGCCGGGCGGGACGCCGCTGTTCACGGGCCGCCCACCCGTGCTGTTCCGGCTGCTGCGCGTGCAGACCTTCCCCGATTCCGGCAACGTGCTCAGCGTGTACGACGTCTCCCGGCTCGGGACTTCCCCCCAGGAGGATTGA
- a CDS encoding dihydrofolate reductase family protein yields MRKLVSFTHLTLDGYVCGPQGELEWANVAPEIAADVDVRLTAVGAAVYGRVVYGMMEGYWPTVNANPDSTEHDRAHMAWVEAIPKVVISRTLDRADWNNTILIREDVAGQVGALKAQPGGDLMVFGSPRLVHVLAQLGLVDEYLIYLNPVTLGGGTPLFEAGQATKLTLLETKAFQEGVVMLRYTVLHDEVPV; encoded by the coding sequence ATGCGGAAACTCGTTTCATTCACGCACCTGACGCTGGACGGCTACGTCTGCGGGCCGCAAGGAGAACTGGAATGGGCGAACGTCGCGCCGGAGATCGCCGCCGACGTGGACGTTCGCCTGACGGCCGTGGGGGCCGCCGTGTATGGCCGAGTGGTCTACGGCATGATGGAAGGCTACTGGCCGACCGTGAACGCCAACCCGGACAGCACCGAGCATGACCGCGCCCACATGGCCTGGGTGGAGGCCATTCCCAAAGTCGTGATTTCCCGCACGCTGGATCGGGCCGACTGGAACAACACCATACTCATCCGCGAGGACGTGGCCGGGCAGGTGGGGGCGCTCAAGGCGCAGCCGGGCGGCGATCTGATGGTCTTCGGCAGTCCCCGGCTGGTGCACGTGCTGGCGCAGCTCGGCCTGGTGGATGAGTACCTGATCTACCTGAACCCGGTCACGCTGGGCGGCGGCACGCCCCTGTTCGAGGCCGGGCAGGCAACGAAGCTCACGCTGCTGGAAACGAAAGCCTTCCAGGAAGGTGTGGTCATGCTGCGCTACACGGTTCTTCATGACGAAGTCCCCGTATGA
- a CDS encoding cysteine hydrolase family protein, producing MPVTTLDPRPALIVIDLQQALLAGDPPLPILDVVHNARALAGAFRQRGLPVVLVKVNGTPPGRTDANPTGAQRSTGWTDVLTELDAQPTDHLVTKQRWSAFAGTDLDAHLRALGVTQVVLAGVATSLGVESTARHALDAGYHVTFATDAMLDRTPDAHRHAITQLFPLIGETGPTQDILTLLNGVSA from the coding sequence GTGCCCGTCACCACCCTCGACCCGCGCCCGGCCCTGATCGTGATCGACCTCCAGCAGGCCCTGCTCGCCGGCGATCCTCCTCTGCCCATCCTGGACGTCGTCCACAACGCCCGCGCGCTGGCCGGCGCGTTCCGCCAGCGCGGCCTGCCCGTGGTGCTCGTGAAAGTCAACGGCACGCCGCCCGGCCGCACCGACGCCAACCCCACGGGCGCCCAGCGTTCGACTGGCTGGACCGACGTGCTGACCGAACTGGACGCGCAGCCCACCGATCACCTCGTCACCAAGCAGCGCTGGAGCGCCTTCGCCGGCACCGACCTGGATGCCCACCTGCGCGCCCTCGGCGTCACGCAGGTCGTGCTGGCCGGCGTCGCCACCAGCCTGGGGGTCGAGTCCACCGCCCGGCACGCGCTCGACGCGGGCTACCACGTCACCTTCGCCACGGACGCCATGCTCGACCGCACGCCCGACGCGCACCGGCACGCGATCACGCAGCTGTTCCCGCTGATCGGCGAGACCGGCCCCACCCAGGACATCCTCACCCTCTTGAACGGAGTCTCCGCATGA
- a CDS encoding VOC family protein, translating to MPQTITPALMFQGQATAALALYTSLFPLARVENLRLYGPGEISPEGTVAGAELHLTPELRLRVSDSPPVHAFTFTPSTSLFVDCDGESEFDSLYAGLSEGGEVLMPPADYGFSARFAWVNDRYGMSWQLNVPHQPTP from the coding sequence ATGCCGCAGACCATCACGCCCGCCCTGATGTTCCAGGGTCAGGCGACCGCTGCCCTGGCCCTGTACACGTCCCTGTTCCCCCTGGCCCGCGTGGAGAACCTGCGCCTCTACGGCCCCGGCGAGATCAGCCCGGAGGGCACCGTCGCCGGCGCCGAGCTGCACCTGACGCCGGAGCTGCGCCTGCGTGTCTCGGACAGTCCGCCCGTCCATGCCTTCACGTTCACGCCGTCCACCTCGCTGTTTGTGGACTGTGACGGCGAATCCGAGTTCGACAGCCTGTACGCCGGACTCTCGGAGGGTGGCGAGGTGCTGATGCCGCCGGCCGATTACGGCTTCAGCGCCCGCTTCGCGTGGGTGAACGACCGGTACGGCATGTCCTGGCAGCTGAACGTGCCGCACCAACCGACGCCCTGA
- a CDS encoding MarR family winged helix-turn-helix transcriptional regulator — MTQASPPLAAPETDTEHFLAIQWKLNQALGRHLAPLIERAHGVGLKDLMVLGHIRSGVHYPTELAGELQIPKHMTSRVLDDLLGKGLIERSIDPQDSRRTRLSVSPAGLEVLDAARVTVDATIQQLFDHIPADDRARVMDAIRTLAHAAQTAFGGHA; from the coding sequence ATGACGCAAGCATCTCCTCCCCTCGCCGCTCCGGAGACCGACACGGAGCACTTCCTGGCCATCCAGTGGAAACTCAATCAGGCCCTGGGCCGGCACCTCGCGCCGCTGATCGAACGCGCCCACGGCGTCGGGCTCAAGGACCTGATGGTGCTGGGCCACATCCGTTCGGGCGTGCACTACCCCACCGAACTGGCCGGCGAACTCCAGATCCCCAAGCACATGACCAGCCGCGTCCTGGACGACCTGCTCGGCAAGGGCCTGATCGAACGCAGCATCGACCCGCAGGACTCGCGCCGCACGCGCCTGAGCGTCAGCCCCGCCGGACTGGAGGTGCTGGACGCCGCGCGCGTGACGGTGGACGCCACCATCCAGCAGCTGTTCGACCACATCCCGGCGGACGACCGTGCCCGGGTGATGGACGCCATCCGGACGCTCGCGCACGCCGCGCAGACCGCCTTCGGGGGCCACGCATGA
- a CDS encoding DHA2 family efflux MFS transporter permease subunit, whose product MTAPPETLAPRDRAVIVILLIATFVVILNETIMNVAIPVLMKDLHVSAGNAQWLSTAFMLTMAVVIPITGFLLQRLATRTVFLLAMGLFSAGTLLAALAPGFVPLLLARVVQASGTAIMLPLLMTTVLTVVPERTRGAVMGNISIVISVAPAIGPTISGLILQALSWRFMFLFVLPIALAALAYGARMLGNVGERKDAPLDLVSIPLSALGFGGFVYALNQASGPGGFGSLNVLWPLGVAVVSLILFVLRQQMLIRRDAPLLDLRAFRLPQFTLGVGLMVIAMMALFGGAILLPLYLQGVRGLNTLQTGLLLLPGGLVMGLLSPLVGRWYDRVGPRPLTLPGTVLMAGVLFGLGHLTTGTPVWALLALHVTLSVGLALLFTPVFTSSLGPLPPQLYSHGSAILSTLQQVAGAAGMALLVTLYAARSAALAHGGAAPLLAQQGGIQLAFTVSAWIAVVAIPLSLGLRSTPQGTHGGAGHGTAETPTPQPGD is encoded by the coding sequence ATGACTGCTCCACCTGAGACGCTGGCCCCGCGTGACCGCGCGGTGATCGTGATCCTGCTGATCGCGACCTTCGTGGTCATCCTGAACGAGACGATCATGAACGTCGCCATTCCCGTCCTGATGAAGGACCTGCACGTTAGCGCCGGGAACGCGCAGTGGCTGTCCACGGCGTTCATGCTGACGATGGCCGTGGTCATTCCCATCACGGGCTTCCTGCTGCAACGCCTCGCCACGCGCACGGTGTTCCTGCTGGCCATGGGCCTGTTCAGCGCGGGCACGCTGCTGGCGGCCTTGGCACCGGGCTTCGTGCCGCTGCTGTTGGCGCGCGTGGTGCAGGCGTCCGGCACGGCGATCATGCTGCCGCTGCTGATGACGACCGTGCTGACCGTCGTGCCCGAGCGCACGCGGGGCGCAGTCATGGGGAATATCAGCATCGTGATCTCGGTCGCGCCGGCCATCGGGCCGACGATTTCGGGCCTGATCCTGCAGGCGCTGTCGTGGCGCTTCATGTTCCTGTTCGTGCTGCCCATCGCCCTGGCGGCCCTGGCGTACGGCGCGCGGATGCTGGGCAACGTGGGCGAACGCAAGGACGCGCCGCTGGATCTGGTGTCCATTCCGCTATCCGCGCTGGGCTTCGGGGGCTTCGTGTACGCGCTGAACCAGGCGAGCGGCCCCGGCGGCTTCGGCAGTCTGAACGTGCTGTGGCCGCTGGGCGTGGCCGTGGTGTCGCTGATCCTGTTCGTGCTGCGCCAGCAGATGCTGATCCGGCGGGACGCGCCGCTGCTCGACCTGCGCGCCTTCCGCCTGCCGCAGTTCACGCTGGGTGTGGGCCTGATGGTCATTGCCATGATGGCCCTGTTCGGTGGCGCGATCCTGCTGCCGCTGTACCTCCAGGGGGTGCGCGGCCTGAACACCCTACAGACCGGGCTGCTGCTGCTGCCGGGCGGACTGGTCATGGGACTGCTCTCGCCACTGGTGGGCCGCTGGTACGACCGGGTGGGGCCGCGCCCGCTGACGCTGCCCGGCACGGTGCTGATGGCGGGCGTGCTGTTCGGCCTGGGGCACCTCACGACCGGGACGCCCGTGTGGGCGCTGCTGGCCCTGCACGTGACCCTCAGTGTGGGACTGGCCCTGCTGTTCACGCCGGTGTTCACGAGCAGCCTGGGGCCGCTGCCGCCGCAGTTGTACTCCCACGGCAGCGCGATTCTGAGCACGCTGCAGCAGGTGGCGGGCGCGGCGGGCATGGCGCTGCTGGTCACGCTGTACGCCGCCCGCAGCGCGGCCCTGGCGCACGGGGGCGCGGCACCACTGCTCGCCCAGCAGGGCGGCATCCAGCTGGCGTTTACGGTGTCGGCGTGGATCGCCGTGGTCGCCATTCCGCTCTCGCTGGGCCTGCGGTCCACGCCCCAGGGAACGCACGGCGGGGCCGGCCACGGCACAGCTGAGACCCCCACGCCTCAGCCCGGCGACTGA
- a CDS encoding MDR family MFS transporter gives MTASVTAPAASPAPAPTPLTGFDIQPGQRNVILGALLVVMLLTALDQTIVSTAMPKIIAQLNGLSLYTWVTTAYLLTSTVMVPIYGKLSDLYGRKPILLIGVSLFLLGSALCGLSGEAFLGNLFGSGMVQLVVFRAIQGLGGAAIMSSAFAVIADIIPPLERGKFTGLFGAVFGLSSVVGPLVGGFLTDHGTATLLGHTIEGWRWVFYVNLPLGLVSLALVTRFMPLLRMGNGKGRIDFLGAALIVATTVPLLLALTWGGTTYAWDSARILGLFAVSAVSLVAFLVTETRVKDPILPLALFRNPVFSVSNVASFIINMAFLGVVMFLPLFMQTVLGITATNSGFTLLPLMAGLIASSIVAGQLVARTGRYKPVMLGGGVILLLGAYSLTGVGVDTTQFGIVWRMVILGLGLGPAQSLFTLAIQNAVPREQTGVATSASQFFRQMGSTIGLAVFGTVLTSTLSTELPRYLPQIPGMATQKVDMGSLQGAGLGGSTGTADRITAALDKQNAVIEAALRGDKTAAAQALQNTALPTQLRDVIAGGGIAAQVRTGVEAQAAQIQTALTSGSKQRLNTVAQTLPEPLKTQLSQVPAAVIGTPAATALAAQIRAGMEAQLPTLTERAVTTTMTQVRAATATAAKQLTAKVSQGTKLGFSASVRHLFWVSFWIIALGLIITGFVPEVPMRAQPKGEAPAAAPAH, from the coding sequence ATGACGGCCTCCGTGACCGCCCCGGCCGCCAGCCCGGCCCCCGCGCCCACGCCCCTGACCGGCTTCGACATCCAGCCCGGTCAGCGCAACGTGATCCTGGGCGCCCTGCTGGTCGTCATGCTGCTCACCGCGCTCGACCAGACCATCGTGAGCACGGCCATGCCGAAGATCATCGCGCAGCTCAATGGCCTGTCGCTGTACACCTGGGTCACCACCGCGTACCTGCTGACCAGTACGGTCATGGTGCCCATCTACGGCAAGCTCTCCGACCTCTACGGGCGCAAACCGATCCTGCTGATCGGCGTGTCACTGTTCCTGCTGGGCAGCGCCCTGTGCGGCCTGAGCGGCGAGGCCTTTCTGGGGAATCTCTTCGGGAGCGGCATGGTGCAGCTCGTGGTCTTCCGTGCGATCCAGGGCCTGGGCGGCGCGGCCATCATGTCGAGCGCCTTCGCGGTCATCGCGGACATCATTCCGCCGCTGGAACGCGGGAAGTTCACCGGCCTGTTCGGCGCGGTGTTCGGCCTGAGCAGCGTCGTGGGGCCGCTGGTCGGCGGCTTCCTGACGGATCACGGCACGGCCACGCTGCTGGGCCACACCATCGAGGGCTGGCGCTGGGTGTTCTACGTGAACCTGCCGCTGGGCCTAGTATCGCTGGCGCTGGTCACGCGGTTCATGCCGCTGCTGCGCATGGGCAACGGCAAGGGCCGGATCGACTTCCTGGGCGCGGCCCTGATCGTGGCGACCACCGTGCCGCTGCTGCTGGCCCTCACCTGGGGCGGCACCACCTACGCGTGGGACAGCGCCCGGATTCTCGGCCTGTTCGCCGTGTCTGCCGTGAGCCTGGTCGCGTTCCTGGTCACCGAGACGCGCGTGAAAGATCCCATCCTGCCGCTCGCACTGTTCCGCAACCCGGTGTTCAGCGTGTCGAACGTCGCGTCGTTCATCATCAACATGGCGTTCCTGGGCGTCGTGATGTTCCTGCCGCTGTTCATGCAGACGGTACTGGGTATCACCGCCACGAACTCCGGTTTCACGCTGCTGCCGCTGATGGCGGGCCTGATCGCGAGTTCCATCGTCGCCGGGCAGCTCGTGGCGCGCACCGGCCGCTACAAGCCCGTCATGCTGGGCGGCGGCGTGATCCTGCTGCTCGGCGCGTACTCGCTGACCGGCGTGGGCGTGGACACCACGCAGTTCGGCATCGTGTGGCGCATGGTCATCCTGGGCCTGGGCCTGGGGCCGGCGCAGAGCCTGTTCACCCTGGCCATCCAGAACGCCGTGCCGCGCGAACAGACGGGCGTGGCGACCAGCGCCAGCCAGTTCTTCCGCCAGATGGGCAGTACCATCGGCCTCGCCGTGTTCGGCACGGTACTCACCAGCACGCTCTCGACCGAACTGCCCAGGTACCTGCCGCAGATTCCGGGCATGGCCACCCAGAAGGTCGACATGGGCTCCCTCCAGGGCGCGGGCCTGGGCGGCAGCACCGGCACGGCCGACAGGATCACCGCTGCGCTGGACAAGCAGAATGCCGTGATCGAGGCCGCGCTGCGCGGGGACAAGACGGCCGCCGCGCAGGCCCTCCAGAACACCGCCCTGCCCACCCAGCTCCGTGACGTGATCGCCGGAGGCGGAATCGCCGCCCAGGTCAGGACTGGTGTGGAAGCGCAGGCCGCGCAGATCCAGACCGCCCTCACCAGCGGCAGCAAGCAGCGCCTGAACACGGTCGCGCAGACCCTCCCCGAACCGCTCAAGACCCAGCTTTCGCAGGTGCCCGCCGCCGTGATCGGCACGCCCGCTGCGACCGCGCTGGCCGCGCAGATCCGCGCGGGCATGGAGGCGCAGCTTCCCACGCTGACCGAGCGAGCCGTCACGACCACCATGACCCAGGTGCGGGCCGCGACTGCCACCGCCGCGAAGCAACTGACCGCGAAGGTCAGCCAGGGCACCAAACTGGGCTTCTCGGCCAGCGTCCGGCACCTGTTCTGGGTGAGTTTCTGGATCATCGCGCTCGGCCTGATCATCACGGGCTTCGTCCCGGAAGTGCCCATGCGCGCCCAGCCCAAGGGCGAAGCGCCCGCCGCCGCGCCCGCCCACTGA
- a CDS encoding VOC family protein, with protein sequence MNWTLEVVIVPVSDVDRAKAFYAEGLGFHVDHDRSMDGGRRLVQLTPPGSGCSIVLGTHLGQMQPGTLQGVQLVVPDIRAARAELVSRGVEVGEVQNLARPGQPVAPDDDLNNVGFVFFRDPDGNGWAVQQMANRE encoded by the coding sequence ATGAACTGGACGCTGGAGGTCGTCATCGTGCCCGTCTCGGACGTGGATCGCGCGAAGGCGTTTTACGCGGAGGGCCTGGGCTTTCACGTGGATCACGACAGGTCCATGGATGGCGGGCGACGCCTCGTGCAGCTCACGCCGCCGGGTTCCGGATGCTCGATCGTGCTCGGCACGCACCTGGGGCAGATGCAGCCGGGCACGTTGCAGGGCGTGCAGCTCGTGGTGCCGGACATCCGGGCGGCCCGCGCTGAACTCGTGTCGCGGGGCGTGGAGGTCGGGGAGGTGCAGAACCTCGCCCGGCCCGGTCAGCCGGTGGCGCCGGACGATGACCTGAACAACGTCGGGTTCGTATTCTTCCGCGATCCGGACGGCAATGGCTGGGCCGTGCAGCAGATGGCCAACCGGGAGTAG
- a CDS encoding YdeI/OmpD-associated family protein, with the protein MPTFDATLKQEGKTATGIEVPTEIMDALGGGKKPAITVSLNGYGYRSTVGVMGGRSMIPVSAEHRKGAGLSAGDRVQVTLELDTAPREVEVPDDLQAALDGNPAALTAFGKLSYSGKRQHTLSVEGTNNPETRARRVAKAIETLSGRA; encoded by the coding sequence ATGCCCACGTTCGACGCCACCCTGAAGCAGGAAGGGAAAACCGCCACCGGCATCGAGGTGCCCACAGAGATCATGGACGCCCTCGGGGGTGGGAAAAAGCCCGCGATCACCGTCTCCCTGAACGGCTACGGGTACCGCAGTACGGTTGGCGTGATGGGGGGCCGCTCCATGATTCCCGTCAGTGCCGAGCACCGCAAAGGCGCGGGCCTGAGCGCCGGTGACCGCGTGCAGGTCACGCTGGAACTGGACACCGCTCCCCGTGAGGTCGAGGTGCCGGACGACCTCCAGGCCGCGCTGGACGGCAATCCCGCCGCCCTGACTGCGTTCGGGAAGCTCTCGTACAGCGGCAAGCGGCAGCACACCCTGAGCGTCGAGGGCACCAACAACCCCGAGACGCGGGCGCGGCGCGTGGCGAAGGCCATCGAAACGCTGTCCGGTCGCGCATGA
- a CDS encoding DUF899 domain-containing protein — translation MIDTAHAHPPIVDREAWTAARDALLPLEKAGTRVLDAIAAQRRRLPMTEIENYTFEGESGPVTFVELFAGRSQLIVHHFMFDPAWAQGCAFCSDDADNAVPHLAHFAPYDISFVRLSRAPIEKLLAYSARMGWTVPWYSSGGTTFNQDWGWTRPGGGEVSGFSVYLQLEGRPYLTYRTEARGVELLSSIAGHLDLTPYGRQEAWQDVPAGWPQDDTFTKIKRHDEYDR, via the coding sequence ATGATCGACACGGCCCACGCCCACCCGCCCATCGTCGACCGGGAGGCCTGGACGGCCGCCCGCGACGCCCTGCTGCCGCTGGAGAAGGCCGGGACGCGCGTGCTGGACGCCATCGCCGCGCAGCGCCGCCGTCTGCCCATGACCGAGATCGAGAACTACACCTTCGAGGGCGAGAGCGGCCCCGTGACCTTTGTGGAGCTGTTCGCGGGCCGCTCGCAACTGATCGTGCATCACTTCATGTTCGATCCGGCGTGGGCGCAGGGGTGCGCGTTCTGCTCGGACGACGCCGACAATGCCGTGCCGCACCTGGCGCACTTCGCGCCGTACGACATCAGCTTCGTGCGGCTCTCGCGGGCGCCCATCGAGAAGCTGCTGGCCTACTCGGCACGGATGGGCTGGACCGTGCCGTGGTACTCGTCCGGCGGAACGACCTTCAACCAGGACTGGGGCTGGACGCGGCCCGGTGGCGGTGAGGTCTCGGGCTTCAGCGTGTACCTGCAACTTGAGGGCCGACCCTACCTGACGTACCGCACGGAGGCGCGCGGCGTCGAGCTGCTGTCGAGCATCGCCGGGCACCTGGATCTCACGCCGTATGGCCGCCAGGAGGCGTGGCAGGACGTGCCCGCCGGCTGGCCGCAGGACGATACCTTCACGAAGATCAAGCGGCACGATGAGTACGACCGATAA
- a CDS encoding dihydrofolate reductase family protein, whose translation MRRLIANLDLSVDGVTENPAGWMPVRHPDADAFVQDVMRHTDTLLLGRTTYEHLAAHWPTQPPGSSWIADFVNGTPRAVVSRTLKEPAWVGTTVLPDLEGVAALKQQDGGHIVTLGSVTLLGALAGAGLIDEYQLWLHPLLHGGGHPLFPTDLKQSLTLLEARSFPDGLLLLRYAPQGGTP comes from the coding sequence GTGCGCCGCCTGATCGCGAACCTCGACCTCTCCGTGGACGGCGTGACCGAGAATCCCGCCGGGTGGATGCCCGTCCGCCACCCGGACGCCGACGCCTTCGTGCAGGACGTCATGCGGCACACGGACACGCTGCTGCTGGGCCGCACCACCTACGAGCACCTCGCCGCCCACTGGCCCACGCAGCCGCCGGGATCGTCGTGGATCGCGGACTTCGTGAACGGCACGCCACGCGCCGTGGTGTCGCGCACGCTGAAGGAGCCTGCCTGGGTGGGCACCACCGTCCTTCCCGATCTGGAAGGTGTGGCGGCCCTGAAGCAGCAGGATGGCGGGCACATCGTCACCCTGGGGAGCGTCACGCTGCTGGGCGCGCTGGCAGGGGCGGGGCTGATCGACGAGTATCAGCTGTGGCTTCATCCCCTGCTGCACGGCGGCGGGCACCCCCTCTTCCCCACGGATCTGAAGCAGTCCCTCACGCTGCTGGAGGCCCGCTCCTTCCCGGACGGCCTGCTGCTGCTGCGCTACGCCCCACAAGGAGGCACTCCATGA
- a CDS encoding VOC family protein translates to MFENAPAFSGFSVQDIAVARSFYENTLGLQVSEEHGMLHLHVTGGRPVLVYPKPNHQPATYTVMNFPVDDVDAAVDALAAAGVDTLKYDGMNLDAKGIMRGQGPTIAWFADPAGNVLSVIQNA, encoded by the coding sequence ATGTTTGAGAATGCCCCCGCCTTCAGCGGTTTTTCCGTGCAGGACATCGCCGTCGCCCGCTCCTTCTACGAGAACACGCTGGGACTGCAAGTAAGCGAGGAGCACGGCATGCTGCATCTGCACGTCACGGGGGGGCGGCCCGTCCTGGTGTACCCCAAGCCAAACCACCAGCCCGCCACCTACACCGTCATGAACTTCCCGGTGGACGATGTGGACGCCGCCGTAGACGCTCTGGCCGCCGCCGGTGTGGACACCCTGAAGTATGACGGCATGAACCTCGACGCCAAGGGCATCATGCGCGGTCAGGGCCCGACCATCGCGTGGTTCGCCGATCCGGCGGGCAACGTGCTGTCCGTCATCCAGAACGCCTGA